The region ACGCGACCGGGACCGTTCTTTCGTTTCTCGTCGAAAACGATGTGCGGATCCTCTGCCTCGAAATCGAATCCGTCGTCGTCAGTCGGCGCGAACTGGTCACGTGAGAGTCGTGCGACCTCCCTGCGGCGTAGGCCCCACGCACACGTCGCGACGACGAGCAGGCGATCAGCAACCGAGTCACATGCATCAACGAGCACCCGGACGTCGTCGGCCTTGAGGGCTGGCGGGTCGCGATCGTCGGCGCCAGGCGTCGATCCCTTCCAGTTGGTTTCGTGGGGCGCCCCGGCGGCCGGGTTGAACTCCGCGTCCCGATCCATCACCAGCCGTTCGTAGAACTTCTGAACCTCGAGCAAGTGTTTGTACCGCGACTCGTGACTCTCGAGGTCGGGGTCTGGGTTCGTTTCATCCCACTCGTCGAAGACGTCCCGCACGCGTTGGCGTTCGATCCGTGGCTGGACGTCGGCGCTGTCCTCGCGAATGCGCGTGACGATATCTGCGCGGCCGTGCAGGTCGGCGTATGTGCGGACAAAGCGAGCGAGTCGCGAACGTTTTGAGTCGATCGTTGTATCAGCGAGTCCCTCCCGGCGGAGATTCTTCTCAAGATACCACTCGAGCTCACGAATAGTGGTCTCATCTTCGATACCCCAGGAGTAATCCTCGTCACGACCAGGGTCCGGGTAGCCAACCGTCGCAAGAAACTGCGCGAGCGTGAGGTCGTGATGTTCGCGCAAGGCGTAGGCGATCCCGGAGTAGCCCGCCTCGGTGATCTCCTCGTAGGTCGGCCGCGTCTCGAGGTCCAGGCCGTCCCGTGCGAGGTCCGGCTCGACCTCAGTGTTCCAGAAATGTTGCAGTTCCTCGAAGGACATGCGGGACCAGTTGATCTGTTCCTGCTGGCTCATCGCGTCCTCACTTGCCTGAGAAGGCCGTTTGCTCCGGGTTGGGGTAATTCTAAGACCGGCATTTTCGTACTGCTCGCTATTTGTGATACTCACATAAGACTACTGCTTATCGGGTTGTCCTATACAGACAACCGAGATAAGTAACAAAGCCGCAGAGACGGGGCCGGAATTGGATGAATCATATATGGCTATATAGAATTCGAGTCTCTCGTCAGAAACAAGAACCTTCGGACATCACCTACGTGCTTAATAACCTCTGTGCCAGTGAGCGAGCATATCGTGTTCGAATAGCAATCGTCCTGACGACCCCCTCGATGTAGACAGCAGGGTCGTCAAAGAAGTCGTAGATCAACGTGATACCTCCATGATCGGGTTGGATATACATCGATTCTAAGCAATATATTCCGATATCGGTATACTTTCGTACTCATTCAGTAATATGGAATGTATATGTTCGAGACCGTACTCCACACTGGCGCTGAGCATCCAGATCTCTGGTGGACGCTTCTTCCAAGCCTGTTCTCGTTTGTAGTCGGACTTGGACTGGGTTCATATTCTGACTGCTTACGTAACTGGGTCAATGCACAAACGGAACCAACCACGGAATAATCACAAATAGTACTCTTACAGCGGATCCTCTCAGCAGAAGGGAATTTCGGCACGTTTTTGCCTGAGAGTGATAAGCAATACCAATATGGTATCAATCGAGGAAGTGATAACCAGTATTACTGCTGATCTCGCTGAATTCGACGGTGTCCTCGTCGCGTTCTCTGGAGGCGTTGACTCGAGCGTCGTAGCGGCCCTCGCCAATGAGGCGTTGGGAGACAATGCGATCGCTTGTACAGCAAAAAGCGAGACGCTCCCAGAGGCTGAACTCGAAGAGACGAGGCAGATTGCCGCCGAAATTGGAATCCGCCACAAGGTTGTCGAATTCTCGGAACTCGACAGTGATGCGTTTCGTCGCAATGACGAAGAGCGGTGCTACCATTGTCGGACGATGCGCCTCTCGGCGATGTACGATGTGGCGCGAGAGCAAGGGATTGAGATCGTTTGTGACGGGACAAATGCGTCTGATCCTGGGGAGGGACATCGTCCGGGACACCGGGCCGTTGAGGAGTTAAATGCGTACTCGCCACTGTTAGAGCATGAGGTTACGAAAGCGGAGGTTCGAGAGATCGCTCATGAGTTTGATCTCTCAGTTGCGGACAAGCCATCGATGGCATGTCTTTCCTCACGAATCCCCACTGGACTGGAGGTCACGGAAGAACGGCTGACTCGTATCGAAAAGGCCGAACAGATCCTCCGGACTTGGGGATTCGAACAGTTTCGTGTACGCGACCACGACGGGCTTGCTCGTATCGAAGTGGCATCTGACGAACTGGAAGCGGCGCTCAATCCTGACTTCGTTAGGACAGCCCGAGAGCATATCGCTGATCTGGGATTCGACCATGTAACGCTGGATCTCC is a window of Halopiger aswanensis DNA encoding:
- a CDS encoding tyrosine-type recombinase/integrase → MSQQEQINWSRMSFEELQHFWNTEVEPDLARDGLDLETRPTYEEITEAGYSGIAYALREHHDLTLAQFLATVGYPDPGRDEDYSWGIEDETTIRELEWYLEKNLRREGLADTTIDSKRSRLARFVRTYADLHGRADIVTRIREDSADVQPRIERQRVRDVFDEWDETNPDPDLESHESRYKHLLEVQKFYERLVMDRDAEFNPAAGAPHETNWKGSTPGADDRDPPALKADDVRVLVDACDSVADRLLVVATCAWGLRRREVARLSRDQFAPTDDDGFDFEAEDPHIVFDEKRKNGPGRVSILYGLETLADRWTQLSNRDDWDGYLFPSSAAESGHRSPDTITKRFKRLAKDAGLEIREQTPTPQYGRRFWYRTYGDAVKRLSSQIEAVAAEQGSSDPNVVVENYLGEEEARKRRREFMREELAAAFESEVRE
- the larE gene encoding ATP-dependent sacrificial sulfur transferase LarE → MVSIEEVITSITADLAEFDGVLVAFSGGVDSSVVAALANEALGDNAIACTAKSETLPEAELEETRQIAAEIGIRHKVVEFSELDSDAFRRNDEERCYHCRTMRLSAMYDVAREQGIEIVCDGTNASDPGEGHRPGHRAVEELNAYSPLLEHEVTKAEVREIAHEFDLSVADKPSMACLSSRIPTGLEVTEERLTRIEKAEQILRTWGFEQFRVRDHDGLARIEVASDELEAALNPDFVRTAREHIADLGFDHVTLDLHGYQTGSVSPETNNARTDTSSAENSDDPVVEDVFAVEDSTGANRSQ